The Candidatus Eisenbacteria bacterium genome includes a window with the following:
- a CDS encoding cytochrome c-type biogenesis protein CcmH encodes MRSAVVFLLLPILLSTARADDIDRKADALYGRLMPPCCYTGLLRDHHSAAADTMKQEILGLLREGKSEEEIVDHYVRRYGEKILAVPIERGFNRLAVLAPILALAGGALFVADRIRRRRRKPGAAPSTPEPAGIDPGMDERIEREIREEHEPR; translated from the coding sequence GTGCGATCCGCCGTCGTGTTTCTCCTCCTCCCGATCCTTCTCTCCACCGCGCGCGCCGACGACATCGATCGGAAGGCGGATGCGCTCTACGGGCGCCTCATGCCCCCCTGCTGCTACACCGGACTCCTCCGAGATCACCACTCGGCCGCCGCCGATACGATGAAGCAGGAGATCCTCGGTCTTCTGAGGGAAGGGAAGAGCGAAGAGGAGATCGTGGACCACTACGTCCGCCGTTACGGCGAGAAGATCCTCGCGGTCCCTATCGAACGGGGATTCAACCGTCTCGCGGTTCTCGCTCCGATTCTCGCCCTCGCGGGGGGGGCGCTCTTCGTGGCCGATCGGATCCGGCGAAGACGGAGAAAGCCGGGTGCCGCGCCCTCCACTCCGGAACCCGCGGGGATCGATCCCGGAATGGATGAGAGGATCGAGCGGGAGATTCGGGAAGAACACGAACCTCGATGA
- a CDS encoding Na+/H+ antiporter NhaC family protein, translating to MNRFRISILALFALALFFAPEPDRAHLFERSLLALSEEIARSVAGASIGELQLSVGGENGALLDKARAGLLDELRERGTRVEPGAPPLHVELERNEKRAFARWRLGDEEEAEASLRFIGITSLLPPLVAILAALLFRRVLVSLFLGVWIGATFQSNGNPIAGLWVFLRTYVVQEALLDSFRLEIIGFVIGLVALVGIMSRGGGMQGMIRLLMRFVRSARSAQLVTFGMGLAIFFDDYANTILVGGTMRPLTDRFRVSREKLSFLVDSTAAPVAALSLLSTWIAYEVSQFAPQILEVGITENPYLIFLRTIPFRFYSIFLLLFILFGILLGRDYGPMLHAERRAAREGALTRPGARPLVSDDMTKVHAKEGIPFRWWNGLLPIVLVVVVTLAGLWISGNRALASSGSAKSLLGIFSLDALRDVLEAASSTKAIAWGAWSGFFLAAILLLAQRILSPREIVGAAFRSTRALFFAILILILAWCIGGVCRDMGTAHYLVALFRRSLLPELYPMVLFVLSCLVSFSTGSSWSTMAIILPNSVALAYLLGETALLGPFGLTVLSIGAVLEGSIFGDHCSPISDTTVLSSVSSASDHLDHVRTQMPYALTVASIALLFGYAPSAFGMPRILSYGLGTGAILSVLLLAGRKSR from the coding sequence ATGAACCGTTTTCGCATCTCGATCCTCGCGCTCTTCGCCCTCGCTCTCTTCTTCGCTCCCGAACCCGATCGCGCCCATTTGTTCGAGCGCTCCCTTCTCGCCCTTTCCGAGGAGATCGCCCGATCGGTGGCGGGCGCATCGATCGGAGAGCTTCAACTCTCGGTCGGCGGGGAGAACGGGGCTCTTCTCGACAAGGCGAGGGCGGGGCTTCTCGACGAGCTTCGCGAGAGGGGAACGCGCGTGGAGCCCGGCGCGCCTCCTCTCCACGTGGAGCTCGAACGGAATGAGAAGCGCGCCTTCGCTCGCTGGCGCCTCGGCGACGAGGAGGAAGCCGAGGCCTCGCTCCGCTTCATCGGGATCACCTCTCTCCTTCCTCCTCTTGTCGCGATCCTCGCCGCTCTTCTCTTTCGGCGCGTGCTTGTCTCGCTCTTCCTCGGCGTCTGGATCGGCGCGACGTTCCAGAGCAACGGAAACCCGATCGCCGGGCTTTGGGTCTTCCTTCGCACGTACGTCGTCCAGGAGGCCCTTCTCGATTCCTTCCGCCTGGAGATCATCGGCTTCGTGATCGGGCTCGTCGCACTCGTCGGGATCATGAGCCGAGGCGGGGGGATGCAAGGAATGATCCGGCTTCTCATGCGCTTCGTCCGATCGGCGCGCTCGGCCCAGCTCGTTACCTTCGGGATGGGCCTCGCGATCTTCTTCGACGACTACGCGAACACGATCCTCGTGGGCGGAACGATGCGCCCTCTGACCGACCGATTCCGCGTCTCGCGCGAGAAGCTGTCCTTTCTCGTCGACTCAACGGCCGCGCCGGTGGCCGCGCTCTCCCTCCTCTCGACATGGATCGCCTACGAGGTGAGCCAGTTCGCCCCTCAGATCCTCGAGGTGGGGATCACGGAGAACCCCTACCTGATCTTCCTCCGCACGATCCCGTTCCGGTTCTACTCGATCTTCCTGCTCCTGTTCATTCTCTTCGGGATTCTCCTCGGGAGGGACTACGGTCCGATGCTTCACGCGGAGAGGCGCGCGGCAAGGGAAGGGGCGCTGACACGACCCGGCGCCCGGCCGCTCGTCTCCGACGACATGACGAAGGTGCACGCGAAGGAGGGGATCCCGTTTCGGTGGTGGAACGGACTCCTTCCGATCGTGCTCGTGGTCGTCGTGACCCTGGCCGGTCTTTGGATCTCGGGAAACCGAGCGCTGGCGTCCTCCGGAAGCGCGAAATCCCTGTTGGGGATCTTCTCCCTCGATGCGCTTCGCGACGTTCTCGAGGCCGCGAGCTCGACGAAGGCGATCGCCTGGGGAGCGTGGTCCGGCTTCTTCCTCGCCGCGATCCTCCTTCTCGCCCAAAGGATTCTCTCTCCGCGGGAGATCGTCGGGGCCGCCTTTCGATCGACCCGCGCGCTCTTCTTCGCGATCCTGATCCTGATTCTCGCCTGGTGCATCGGAGGGGTCTGCCGCGACATGGGGACCGCGCACTACCTCGTCGCGCTCTTTCGGCGATCCCTCCTCCCCGAGCTCTACCCGATGGTGCTCTTCGTCCTCTCCTGTCTCGTCTCCTTCTCCACGGGATCCTCATGGTCCACGATGGCGATCATCCTCCCGAACTCGGTCGCGCTCGCTTACCTGCTCGGCGAGACCGCCCTTCTCGGGCCGTTCGGGCTCACCGTCCTCTCCATCGGCGCCGTCCTGGAGGGTTCGATCTTCGGAGATCACTGCTCGCCGATCTCCGACACGACGGTCCTTTCATCGGTCAGCTCGGCGTCCGATCATCTCGACCACGTGCGCACGCAGATGCCCTACGCGTTGACCGTGGCGTCGATCGCCCTTCTCTTCGGATACGCCCCCTCGGCCTTCGGAATGCCCCGCATCCTGAGCTACGGGCTCGGGACGGGCGCGATCCTCTCCGTTCTCTTGCTCGCGGGGCGGAAGTCCAGGTAG